In the genome of Arabidopsis thaliana chromosome 4, partial sequence, the window aaaagaaaTCTCAAACCAAGAACCAGATCTGAATCCACAAATCTCCCGGTTTAATGCATGGTCAACGAAGTTAGTCAAACAATACAATCATATTATTCGTTGATAAAACAGAATCTAACGGTAATAATAACATGAGAGAGCATTTACCCGTAACCATTAGCCTTGTAGTACTCAATATTGGAGAGAAGCGTCTCATCGATGTCAAAGACCCACGCGTCCTTGCCGTCTCCGCCAACCTTGACCGTTTTAGCGTAGTCAATGGCGTAACTAGCGACTACATCGTAGTCTTTGTCGAACTGGCCTCCGTTGATGTAgtttttaatatagttttcGCATTGGGACGGAATCACCTTCCAGGGTCCAACATTGTTGGTCTCAGCGGCTAATCTCCAACTCTCGCAGTATGAAGCGATGGAAGACCGAGGCAGCTTGATGAAGGACGCGGCGCGAGAAGAGATCGCCGGATTAATTAAGACGGTGAATAAAGCAACGATGAAGAACGTAATCGAGCTGCTACGAGAAAAAGTCATTGGAGAggctttttctgtttttcaacTATtggatgaaagaagaagataggtcgcgaatttaaaatatagaaagatgGAACATTATTGTCGTATTTACACTCCCACGTGATTTTTGTTGAGAACTACAACGTCTTCACTGGCTGAATTTGATTTGGTAATAATAGAGgtaaatcaaaacatttccaaaaattatactataaccatattttaatgaattatTGTTCAAATTGTCATTACACGCGCTATGACGACGCTAATCAGATGCGGTCACTTTGGCAGCGTTTTTGAACATGGCAAAGCAATGTATTCATTAGTGGTTAGGTTATAAGCTCCCtctttttgcatctttatatagttttgagAGTTGGTAAAAAATTATCTCTATAAAGTTTCCAATCAttactatatatgtttgattaattttataattttgaaaattaacaataagGTGGCTGAAATCATCACCTCAATGTTTCCATTAAATATTCAATTACAAGAAGGGCTGAAGAACttccaattttatttattcatatagATTATTatggaaaatattttcttaattataaaacattattatttagaATTTGCCACTTTAACAATTATAAGTACACACACAATTAGGAGTTCTACTAGCTTTGGATGCAATACATTTCCCAACTCCATTGTACCCCGTATAGCAGCTTAGGCGACAATCAACAAGGTCACATGGAGTTCTTGGATCAATGATTATAGTACAATACTTATCAGTCTGATCTCCCTTACCCTTCTTAACCactgaaaatattaaaaagtaaaataccATATGTTATGATGTGAAACAATATAGTGTATATGTGTACACGCTTAGATGTGTAATGTAATGTAAAGATGAAAACTACTTTTTGATGTTTGGAAGTGGGAAACATGAAATTACCTGAGAACACAAGCAtgagtataagaaaatgaGACCATGATATGTTGGCCATGATCAAATAtatcacaattcacaacaaCAGAATActaatgttttgtaaattagagatgaaaaatgaaaagctattttctttgctttattGTTATGTAATGCTTGTGTTAATATATATCGAGGTATACATgacttttctttattattcacataataaaaacatctaagcagaaataaaagtaaaaagtaagTAAATAAATGTTGAAAAATGTAGTGTTGACTTGACTACATTGATTACTATATGCACCTTCTCAAagtgttaaaacttaaaactataGCAGTTAACTTAAtacatagattttttttttttttcatgtgtaTCTCTATCCATTTCCATACTTAAAAAATGtattcaaagttcaaacaaataatactagattaattaatattatccCATGATTCTCTTATCACACTGTAGCTAGCAAAACTATTGTGTTTGACTGTTTTCTATCCTATTCATCACCATATTTATAGATTAATTAACACTACCCCCTAATTTTGTTAGTATGTATGTCCTTAGCTTTTAggaaaatttcaaattatatatatttatcatgaAAAGGTTAATTTGAATTCTATGGGTATTTTTAAAGATGGTAATTCATACAGACCActgaaaattagaaataaatactCACATGCATACAAAAATCGGAAGGACGTGAGGAGAGGCCATTGTGattgatttgtattttgtaatataaattacatgtaaatttttcttaattaactaGAATGAGGTATTTATTCTCATTTGGTAAAAATGGCTTCTCGACATTGTTTTTCACTCTCCTAAGTCATGGTTAACAAATTACTCAAAAACCGATTAGTCCGCCACCAAAAATCTTGAACCGAGAAACCAGATCTGAATGCGCAAATCTCCCGGTTTGATGGTTAACGAAGTTAGTCAAACAATCATTATGAACGTTAGAtataataacacaaaatccaaattaagGCTAATAATAGAGTGTGCATGGGAATTATCCGTAACCATGAGCCTTGTAGTACTCAAGATTCGAGAAAAGTTTCATCGTATAACACGTCCTTACCGTTTCCGGCAAGATTGATCGTTTTACCGTATGGCGTAACTAGCGAGTACATCGTAATTTTTGTCGAACTGGCCGCTTTTGATATAGTTTTTAACGTAGTTTTCGCATTGAGACGGAACCACCCTACAGGTTCCGGCATTGTTGGTCTCGGCGGTCAATCTCCAGCCCTCGCAGTAGGAAGCGACGGAAGAGCGAGATTCGTCGGAGCTCTGGAGCTTGATGAAGGATGAGACGTGTGAAGAGATCGTAGGATTAATTATGACAGCGAATAAAAAGtgaggatgaagaaggagatcgAGCTGCTACGAGAAAACGTCATCCACAACACAAAGATTATGTGCAAgatagaagaaagagattggCCCTGAATTTATAGCGGTTACAATGTTGTCTTACTAACTCTTCGTGATTTCGATGCAATTGTATATACGATTCGAAGTGGACAATTTTTTCCACACATTAAAGGTTAGTGCTCGTACATAAGGTAACGTCTTCAATTCCCAGACTATACAATTTTTCCCACACATTAAAGGTTAGTTTTTTTGGAGGTTCTTGCTGCAAGTTGACCCTTCTAACATGATCTTTGTGTTGCGGATTATTACTGTATGTTAAGTTGTCGGTCATTGTGATCTATAGATCCGTCCATTGTATACAATAGGTTATCATtgtaaaatgttaaaatcatccagaaaaattatgaataatgttaatatcaaatattcggacatttgtttttttttaactattcatcatcatcattataagaattaagaaatttaagaaatgaTGAGGAACTCTCAAAGTTTTATTCATACTGATTCagaaaattaagtttttaactACAGCAACACAATTATTTAAAACTTACCTCTATAAGTTATGTTTAAtctgattttatgtttttttaaaaaatattgacaACAATGTAAGTGaaatcttcttaattttttcaataattatcCAATCACAAAAAGGCGGAAAACCctccaaattttttattcatatagaTTATAGAAATTATTAAGAATTTGTCTCTTTAACAATTATAAGTACACATACAATTAGCACTTCTACCAGGTTTGGATGCAATACATTTTCCAACTCCATTGTACTCCGCATAGCAGTACTGAACACAATCAGAAGGGTCACATGGAGATCCTGGATGAATGATTATGGTACAACGTTCATCTCCTTTAGCCTTCTCAACCAatgaaaaaactgaaaaagtaaaataccATCTGTTATGatatgaaactatatatatatatgtgtacacgcttaaatattttatgtaatgtaaaaattaaaaactatttttttatatttgaaagtgaaaaacatgaaattacCTGAAAACACTAGCATGAGtacgaagaaagaagaacatgatATCTTAGCCATGATCAATATATATCACAACAAAAGAGAGCTACTAAtgtttgtaaattatatatgatattctttgtttgttttattgttctatatacatatatgagtATACatgatcttttctttattattcaCATGATAAAAACATctaaacagaaataaaaataaaggaaagTGAATGAATGttgaaaaatgtaagattG includes:
- the LCR23 gene encoding low-molecular-weight cysteine-rich 23 (low-molecular-weight cysteine-rich 23 (LCR23); LOCATED IN: endomembrane system; CONTAINS InterPro DOMAIN/s: S locus-related glycoprotein 1 binding pollen coat (InterPro:IPR010851); BEST Arabidopsis thaliana protein match is: low-molecular-weight cysteine-rich 35 (TAIR:AT2G22121.1); Has 35333 Blast hits to 34131 proteins in 2444 species: Archae - 798; Bacteria - 22429; Metazoa - 974; Fungi - 991; Plants - 531; Viruses - 0; Other Eukaryotes - 9610 (source: NCBI BLink).) encodes the protein MANISWSHFLILMLVFSVVKKGKGDQTDKYCTIIIDPRTPCDLVDCRLSCYTGYNGVGKCIASKASRTPNCVCTYNC
- the LCR22 gene encoding low-molecular-weight cysteine-rich 22 (low-molecular-weight cysteine-rich 22 (LCR22); LOCATED IN: endomembrane system; CONTAINS InterPro DOMAIN/s: S locus-related glycoprotein 1 binding pollen coat (InterPro:IPR010851); BEST Arabidopsis thaliana protein match is: low-molecular-weight cysteine-rich 21 (TAIR:AT4G29283.1); Has 68 Blast hits to 68 proteins in 4 species: Archae - 0; Bacteria - 0; Metazoa - 0; Fungi - 0; Plants - 68; Viruses - 0; Other Eukaryotes - 0 (source: NCBI BLink).), coding for MAKISCSSFFVLMLVFSVFSLVEKAKGDERCTIIIHPGSPCDPSDCVQYCYAEYNGVGKCIASKPGRSANCMCTYNC